The following are encoded together in the Roseivirga misakiensis genome:
- the atpG gene encoding ATP synthase F1 subunit gamma has translation MASLKEVKERIVSVSSTQQITKAMKMVAAAKLRRAQDRIIQLRPYSEKLGGLLANVSSGNAEEGMNTYGEVRDVKRVLFIPVTSDRGLCGAFNSNIFKAVRTALTDEEYANAEVEILPIGKKAFDFFKKKENPVNEDHWNVFGNLSFDAVKTAAEEAMEGFASGKYDKVVLVYNEFKNVATQIVRTEQFLPIMEVATDKGSSNTNTDYIYEPSKDFIIEELIPKSLKIQMYKAVLESNASEHGARMTAMGKATDNAADLLKELKLTYNRTRQAAITKEILEIVGGAEALASE, from the coding sequence ATGGCAAGCTTAAAGGAAGTAAAAGAAAGGATTGTATCGGTTAGTTCTACGCAACAGATCACTAAAGCCATGAAAATGGTGGCGGCGGCTAAGTTGAGAAGAGCACAAGACCGTATTATCCAGTTACGCCCTTATTCTGAAAAACTGGGTGGCCTTTTAGCCAATGTTTCTTCTGGTAATGCTGAAGAAGGAATGAATACCTACGGAGAAGTAAGAGATGTAAAGCGTGTGCTTTTTATCCCAGTTACTTCTGATAGAGGTCTTTGTGGAGCATTTAACTCAAATATCTTTAAAGCCGTAAGAACGGCCTTGACTGATGAAGAGTATGCTAACGCTGAGGTTGAAATTCTTCCAATTGGTAAAAAAGCTTTCGACTTCTTTAAGAAGAAAGAAAATCCAGTGAATGAAGATCATTGGAATGTATTCGGAAACCTATCTTTCGACGCTGTAAAAACTGCAGCCGAAGAAGCAATGGAAGGCTTTGCTTCAGGTAAATACGATAAAGTTGTATTAGTGTACAACGAATTCAAAAATGTAGCGACCCAAATCGTAAGAACTGAGCAGTTCCTACCAATTATGGAAGTGGCTACGGATAAGGGTTCTTCTAACACTAATACAGACTACATTTATGAGCCGTCAAAAGACTTTATTATTGAGGAGCTTATTCCTAAGTCATTGAAGATTCAAATGTACAAGGCTGTGCTCGAATCAAATGCATCAGAGCATGGTGCGCGAATGACAGCTATGGGTAAAGCTACTGATAACGCTGCTGATCTATTGAAGGAGTTGAAACTGACTTACAATAGAACACGTCAGGCAGCAATTACTAAGGAAATCTTAGAGATTGTTGGTGGTGCTGAGGCCTTGGCTTCAGAATAA